A single region of the Thunnus maccoyii chromosome 10, fThuMac1.1, whole genome shotgun sequence genome encodes:
- the tnfb gene encoding tumor necrosis factor b (TNF superfamily, member 2), giving the protein MVAYTTAPADVETGLEERTVVLVEKKSSTGWIWKVSGTLLIILLCLGGILLFSWYWNGRPELMQSGKTEALMSHTADKKGPHHELRRNSTNAAIHLEGICDDCGKDKLEWRVDQGQAFAQGGLKLLDNQIVIPQSGLYFVYSQASFRVTCSDGDEQGAGKRLTPLSHRIWRYSDSVGSKASLMSAVRSACQQGAQEGSYRVGQGWYNAIYLGAVFQLNAGDKLWTETNQQSELEIDDGKTFFGVFAL; this is encoded by the exons ATGGTGGCATACACAACCGCACCAGCTGATGTGGAGACCGGTCTTGAGGAGCGGACAGTGGTTTTAGTTGAAAAGAAGTCATCTACTGGGTGGATATGGAAGGTGTCCGGGAccctcctcatcatcctccttTGTTTAGGAGGCATCCTGCTGTTTTCATGGTACTGGAATGGAAGGCCAGAATTG ATGCAATCAGGCAAAACAGAAGCActaatgagccacactgctgacAAAAAAG GTCCCCACCACGAACTGAGGCGAAACAGCACCAATGCAGCCATCCACTTAGAAG ggatTTGCGACGACTGTGGGAAAGACAAGCTGGAGTGGAGAGTTGATCAAGGCCAGGCGTTCGCCCAGGGCGGCTTGAAACTGTTGGATAACCAGATCGTGATCCCACAAAGCGGCCTCTACTTCGTCTACAGCCAGGCGTCGTTCAGAGTCACCTGCAGCGATGGCGACGAGCAGGGAGCGGGAAAACGTCTCACACCTCTCAGCCACAGGATCTGGCGCTACTCCGACTCTGTAGGCAGCAAGGCCTCTCTGATGAGCGCGGTGAGGTCGGCGTGCCAGCAGGGTGCTCAGGAGGGCAGCTACAGAGTTGGACAGGGCTGGTACAACGCCATATATCTTGGTGCCGTGTTTCAGCTGAATGCAGGCGACAAACTCTGGACGGAAACCAATCAGCAATCAGAGCTGGAGATCGACGATGGCAAGACTTTCTTTGGTGTATTTGCACTTTGA